From a single Fusobacterium ulcerans ATCC 49185 genomic region:
- a CDS encoding tryptophanase, whose protein sequence is MAVKYIPEPFRIKMVEPIKMLTREERIQKIKEANYNLFNLKGADVYIDLLTDSGTNAMSHDQWSGVMRGDEAYAGASSYFKLVDAGKDIFNYGFIQPVHQGRAAEKVLFPTFLSPGKFAISNMFFDTTRAHVILAGARPIDCVIEEAKDPSHRCKFKGNMDVEKMEKIILEKGPENIGLIVMTITNNSAGGQPVSMKNIRETSEICKKYGIPFNIDAARYAENAYFIKRDEEGYQNKSIKDIIRETFSYADMFTMSAKKDTIVNMGGLIGVKDPESPLILKIKANCISYEGFFTYGGLGGRDLEALAIGLYEGIDEDYLKYRNGQMEYLASRLDDAGIAYQAPIGGHGAFIDAKAMFPQIPYNEYPGQVLAIELYIEAGIRTCDIGSYMLGNDPDTGEQLKADFEFTRLAIPRRVYTQSHFDVMADAIIEVSKRAHEIKRGYKITWEPPILRHFQASLAPIEE, encoded by the coding sequence ATGGCAGTAAAGTATATTCCAGAACCATTTAGAATTAAAATGGTAGAACCAATCAAAATGCTTACTAGAGAGGAAAGAATTCAAAAAATCAAGGAAGCAAACTATAATTTGTTTAATCTTAAAGGTGCAGATGTTTATATTGACCTTCTAACAGATTCTGGAACAAATGCAATGAGCCATGATCAATGGTCAGGAGTTATGCGTGGAGATGAAGCTTATGCAGGTGCTTCAAGTTATTTTAAATTAGTAGATGCTGGTAAAGATATATTCAATTATGGCTTTATTCAACCAGTCCACCAAGGGCGTGCTGCTGAAAAAGTTCTGTTTCCTACATTTTTAAGTCCAGGAAAATTTGCTATTTCAAATATGTTTTTTGATACAACTCGTGCTCATGTAATTTTAGCTGGAGCCCGTCCAATAGATTGTGTAATTGAAGAAGCTAAAGATCCTTCTCATCGTTGTAAGTTTAAAGGTAATATGGATGTTGAAAAAATGGAAAAAATAATTCTTGAAAAAGGACCTGAAAATATAGGGTTAATTGTTATGACAATTACAAATAACTCTGCTGGTGGCCAACCTGTTTCTATGAAAAATATTAGAGAAACTTCAGAGATATGTAAAAAATATGGTATTCCATTTAATATTGATGCTGCTCGTTATGCTGAGAATGCTTATTTTATTAAAAGAGATGAGGAAGGTTATCAAAATAAATCAATAAAAGATATCATTAGAGAAACTTTCAGTTATGCTGATATGTTTACTATGTCCGCTAAAAAAGATACTATTGTAAATATGGGTGGACTTATAGGTGTTAAAGATCCTGAAAGCCCTCTTATTCTAAAAATAAAAGCTAATTGTATATCTTATGAAGGTTTCTTTACTTATGGCGGACTGGGAGGACGTGATCTCGAGGCCCTTGCTATAGGTCTTTATGAAGGAATTGATGAAGATTATTTAAAATACAGAAATGGGCAAATGGAATATTTAGCTTCTAGACTAGATGATGCTGGAATAGCTTACCAAGCTCCAATAGGTGGACATGGAGCATTTATAGATGCTAAAGCTATGTTTCCTCAAATTCCTTATAATGAATATCCAGGACAAGTCCTTGCAATTGAATTGTATATAGAAGCTGGAATAAGAACTTGTGATATTGGTTCTTATATGTTAGGAAATGACCCTGATACTGGGGAACAGTTAAAGGCAGACTTTGAATTTACCCGTCTTGCTATTCCTAGAAGGGTTTATACTCAATCTCATTTTGATGTAATGGCTGACGCTATCATAGAAGTAAGCAAAAGAGCCCATGAAATTAAACGTGGATATAAAATTACTTGGGAACCACCTATTCTTCGTCATTTCCAAGCTTCTCTTGCTCCAATAGAAGAATAA
- a CDS encoding sigma-54 interaction domain-containing protein — protein MDNNNKYLHLHIFERVSSMTDDGFIVVNRAGEVIHINKKYCNFLGTTEEKALGRSIFEIIPNSKMLEVMEKRYCEECVIQTYILGIEKEGSAIVSRSYVENEEGEVIAGVAQIKFRLQTLDVAKKLMKEYAELEYYKEEYINAAKENYCFDKIVGKSQSFLTVKKIGLKASKTNFPVLITGKTGTGKEVFARAIHTSGDRADKPMISINCAAIPEALLESELFGYEEGSFTGAKKGGKKGKFFIANGGTIFLDEIGDMPLPMQGKLLRVLQEKEIDPIGSVNSIPIDVRIIAATRKNLPEMIEKDLFREDLYYRLNVINIEMPSLSERKEDILELAGYFLTKLNLEYKTVKGFSKEVKNCLKNYPWPGNIRELDNVIKSAYAINDSFLIELDDLPAKMYNKRYSDIENKNLNFQEKINSYEKLLIEEFLKKYHWNCSEAAEKMGIHRSVLYKKIKKFDIKKS, from the coding sequence ATGGACAATAATAATAAATATCTACATCTTCATATTTTCGAAAGAGTTTCTTCTATGACTGATGATGGCTTTATTGTTGTAAATAGAGCTGGAGAAGTTATTCATATCAACAAAAAATATTGCAACTTTTTAGGTACTACTGAGGAAAAAGCTCTTGGCAGATCAATTTTTGAGATTATTCCAAACAGTAAAATGCTTGAAGTAATGGAAAAACGTTATTGTGAAGAATGTGTAATTCAAACTTATATCTTGGGAATTGAAAAAGAAGGATCTGCTATTGTAAGCCGTTCATATGTTGAAAATGAAGAGGGAGAAGTTATAGCTGGAGTAGCTCAGATAAAATTTAGGCTTCAAACTCTCGATGTTGCTAAAAAATTAATGAAGGAATATGCTGAACTTGAGTATTATAAAGAAGAATACATCAATGCAGCAAAAGAAAATTATTGTTTTGATAAAATAGTAGGTAAATCTCAATCTTTCCTTACTGTAAAAAAAATTGGTTTAAAAGCTTCCAAAACAAATTTTCCTGTTCTTATCACTGGTAAAACTGGAACTGGGAAAGAGGTATTTGCCAGAGCTATTCATACAAGTGGAGACAGAGCAGACAAACCTATGATAAGTATAAACTGTGCTGCTATTCCAGAAGCTCTTCTGGAATCTGAATTGTTTGGTTATGAAGAAGGATCTTTTACAGGGGCAAAAAAGGGTGGAAAAAAAGGTAAGTTTTTTATTGCCAATGGAGGGACAATCTTTTTAGATGAAATTGGTGATATGCCTCTTCCTATGCAGGGAAAACTTCTGAGAGTTCTTCAAGAAAAAGAAATTGACCCTATTGGAAGTGTAAATTCTATCCCTATTGATGTAAGAATTATTGCAGCTACAAGAAAAAATCTTCCAGAAATGATTGAAAAAGACCTATTCAGAGAAGACTTATATTATAGATTAAATGTCATAAATATAGAAATGCCTTCTTTAAGTGAAAGAAAAGAAGATATTCTGGAGCTTGCAGGTTATTTTCTGACTAAACTGAATCTTGAATATAAAACTGTAAAAGGTTTTTCAAAGGAAGTGAAAAACTGTCTTAAAAATTATCCATGGCCTGGAAATATCAGAGAACTAGACAATGTCATAAAAAGTGCTTATGCAATAAATGATAGTTTTTTAATTGAACTTGATGATCTCCCTGCAAAAATGTATAATAAACGATACTCTGATATTGAAAATAAAAATCTAAATTTTCAGGAGAAAATAAATTCTTATGAAAAACTTCTTATAGAAGAATTTTTAAAAAAATATCATTGGAACTGTAGTGAAGCAGCAGAAAAAATGGGAATTCATAGAAGCGTTCTCTATAAAAAAATTAAAAAATTTGATATAAAAAAAAGTTAA
- a CDS encoding electron transfer flavoprotein subunit alpha/FixB family protein — protein sequence MNILLYLHGNIDLSEKTQELINIACSWKKATDGKLYAAVSKEKKLLIKNKIEKWEIDKIFILEDSKEDTLKKTSSFFKKISNIINIDCIVMGNSIFERELAPYLASIYKWKFAPNIIDFKIDGKNILWKRFLYGTRAIQKFTTENNSIVVTVSSNIYKKDEKRPVSRDIEYIDVDTEKDNEILFTVESREEKILQKHPLENAKIVIGVGKGIKNKENFSMIEELADLLGATIGVTRSVVDNGWRPEYEKIGQTGKIIKPELYLGFGISGAMQHMAGVRQARHIIMVNNNPNAESFRSSDFGIVADLFDVIPRIIEFMKSKKS from the coding sequence ATGAATATATTGCTGTATCTTCATGGGAATATAGATTTATCAGAAAAAACTCAGGAATTAATTAATATTGCCTGTTCATGGAAAAAAGCAACAGATGGAAAACTCTATGCAGCTGTGTCAAAAGAAAAGAAATTATTAATAAAGAATAAAATTGAAAAATGGGAAATTGATAAAATATTTATTTTAGAAGACAGCAAGGAAGACACTTTAAAAAAAACAAGCTCATTCTTTAAGAAAATTTCAAATATTATAAATATTGATTGCATAGTGATGGGAAATTCAATCTTTGAAAGAGAACTGGCACCATATTTAGCAAGTATATATAAATGGAAATTTGCACCTAATATTATAGATTTTAAAATTGATGGGAAAAATATTTTATGGAAAAGATTCTTGTATGGAACAAGAGCAATACAAAAATTTACTACAGAGAATAATTCTATTGTAGTTACAGTATCCTCTAACATATATAAGAAAGATGAAAAAAGACCTGTATCAAGGGATATAGAATATATAGATGTGGATACAGAAAAAGATAATGAAATTTTATTTACAGTGGAATCAAGAGAAGAAAAAATATTGCAAAAGCACCCTTTGGAAAATGCTAAGATAGTCATTGGAGTAGGAAAGGGAATTAAAAATAAAGAGAATTTTTCAATGATAGAAGAACTGGCAGACTTATTAGGAGCAACTATAGGAGTAACCAGATCTGTAGTAGATAATGGCTGGCGGCCTGAATATGAAAAAATAGGACAGACAGGAAAAATTATCAAGCCAGAATTGTATCTTGGCTTTGGTATATCAGGGGCAATGCAGCATATGGCAGGAGTACGCCAAGCAAGGCATATTATTATGGTGAATAATAACCCTAATGCAGAATCATTTCGTTCATCAGATTTTGGAATTGTAGCAGATCTATTTGATGTTATTCCTAGAATTATTGAGTTTATGAAAAGTAAAAAATCTTAA
- a CDS encoding electron transfer flavoprotein, with protein sequence MKKLLVLIRETFPTDELLTEKNLKEKRILNPYDEYALLQAKKIKEKYGGEIVCLFLSHRKTQYGLRTALGLGGDRGIFVYYPEKNIEEIAEFLAREIKEEKYDAILMGNRDVNDDREELPSRLGVLLELPIYSHLLSIDYQNFYFIAEREKEETIDTIKILKNGIFAFSQNVYEPEYPSINNIMSIKDKMIRDVYYENIISKEDEKVVYQDIYRRLEIYKNITADKGTEKLLDYMKKWKLID encoded by the coding sequence ATGAAAAAATTATTAGTTTTGATTCGTGAAACTTTTCCTACAGATGAACTTTTAACAGAGAAAAATTTAAAGGAGAAGAGAATACTAAATCCTTATGATGAATATGCATTGCTTCAAGCTAAAAAAATAAAAGAAAAATATGGGGGAGAGATAGTATGCTTATTTTTATCTCATAGAAAAACACAATATGGGTTAAGGACTGCTTTAGGACTTGGGGGAGATAGAGGAATTTTTGTATATTACCCTGAAAAAAATATTGAAGAAATAGCAGAGTTTTTAGCAAGGGAGATAAAAGAAGAGAAATATGATGCTATTTTGATGGGAAATAGAGATGTCAATGATGATAGAGAGGAGCTTCCAAGCAGACTGGGAGTATTATTGGAACTTCCTATTTATTCTCATCTGCTTTCAATTGATTACCAAAATTTCTACTTTATAGCTGAAAGAGAAAAGGAAGAAACAATAGATACAATTAAAATTCTAAAGAATGGTATTTTTGCATTCAGTCAAAATGTATATGAACCAGAATACCCCTCAATCAACAATATTATGTCAATCAAAGATAAAATGATAAGAGATGTTTATTATGAAAATATCATTTCCAAAGAAGATGAAAAAGTTGTATACCAGGATATTTATAGAAGATTGGAAATTTATAAGAATATAACAGCAGACAAAGGAACAGAAAAATTACTAGACTACATGAAAAAATGGAAGCTGATTGACTAA
- a CDS encoding acyl-CoA dehydrogenase family protein: MYDLRLSEEQQRICQMVREFSEKEVAPGAKERDLNEDFLGTKDILKKMGKLGLMGLPYAKEYGGAGLGYVEYALAGFELNKVDASVGISYSVHISLGTGPIYNFGNEEQKKKYLPKLCSGEYIAAFGLTEPCAGSDAGASQCTAVLQGDKYILNGTKCFTTNGEFADIIVVFAMTDPSQGTKGISAFIVEAKNFPGIKFVKREKKMGIRASVQNVIEMENLEVPKENLLGKEGSGFKIAMATLDSGRIGVAAHATGIAKGAYEYALNYSKERVQFGRPIAKQQVIAFKLADMYAKIEAAEAVTLKAAWTKDQHESYSIPAAVAKLTATNTAMEVTTEAVQVLGGTGFTMDHPVERMMRDSKITQIYEGTNEIQKLVISGAILR; the protein is encoded by the coding sequence ATGTACGATTTAAGATTATCAGAGGAGCAACAAAGAATATGTCAAATGGTTAGAGAGTTTTCAGAAAAAGAAGTAGCGCCAGGGGCAAAAGAGAGAGATTTAAATGAAGATTTTCTAGGAACAAAAGATATTTTAAAGAAAATGGGAAAACTTGGTCTGATGGGACTTCCATATGCAAAAGAATATGGAGGAGCAGGACTGGGATATGTAGAATATGCTCTGGCAGGGTTTGAATTAAATAAAGTAGATGCTTCAGTGGGAATTTCTTATTCTGTACATATTTCATTGGGAACAGGGCCAATATATAATTTTGGAAATGAAGAGCAAAAGAAAAAATATTTACCTAAATTATGTTCAGGAGAATATATAGCAGCATTTGGACTGACTGAACCATGTGCAGGAAGCGATGCTGGAGCAAGCCAATGTACAGCAGTACTGCAGGGGGATAAATATATATTAAATGGAACTAAATGTTTTACAACAAATGGAGAGTTTGCAGATATTATTGTAGTATTTGCAATGACTGACCCATCACAAGGAACAAAAGGAATTTCAGCATTTATAGTTGAAGCTAAAAATTTCCCAGGAATAAAATTTGTAAAGAGAGAAAAGAAAATGGGAATCAGAGCATCTGTTCAAAATGTTATAGAAATGGAAAACTTAGAAGTACCTAAAGAAAATTTATTAGGAAAAGAAGGAAGCGGATTTAAAATTGCCATGGCAACTTTAGATAGTGGAAGAATAGGGGTAGCAGCTCATGCTACAGGAATAGCAAAGGGAGCATATGAATATGCACTGAATTATTCAAAAGAAAGAGTACAATTTGGAAGACCAATAGCAAAACAACAGGTAATTGCTTTTAAACTGGCAGATATGTATGCTAAGATAGAGGCAGCAGAAGCAGTAACATTGAAAGCAGCATGGACAAAAGATCAACATGAATCATATAGTATTCCAGCAGCAGTAGCTAAATTAACAGCAACAAATACAGCAATGGAAGTGACAACAGAAGCAGTTCAAGTACTGGGAGGAACAGGATTTACAATGGATCACCCAGTAGAAAGAATGATGAGGGATTCTAAAATTACTCAAATTTACGAAGGAACAAATGAGATACAGAAACTTGTTATTTCAGGAGCAATCTTAAGATAA
- a CDS encoding acyl CoA:acetate/3-ketoacid CoA transferase — translation MGKVRVLQPSEAAALVKDGVNIVTSGFVGSCCPETLSEALEKRFLETGHPNNLNFYYVSAQGNKGERGAGHFAHKGMIKRVVGGHWNMTPGLGELSMNNEIEAYNFPQGTLSQLFRDIAGKRIGTITHVGLNTFVDPRIEGGKLNEITTEDLVEVINIKGQEKLLYKAFPVDVCFLRGTYADENGNISMDKEVATLEMTAIAQACKNSGGIVIVQVEKIVEAGSLNPKLVKIPKIYVDAVVISKPEEHEQCFGCEYDSSMAGLTRVPLSGLAPVELNAKKIIARRAAMELQENSVVNLGIGIPEFISCVANEEGIGEKMTLTVEAGAIGGVPQGGMRFGGSVNPECILDEPYQFDFYDGGGVDQAFLGLAQTDENGNINVSKFSGRVVGCGGFINISQNAKKVYFCGTFTTKGLKQEIKNGELVILQEGTSKKFVKEVEQITFSGIYAGEINQPVMYITERAVFELKEDGVYITEIAPGICYEKDILPYMDFEPKIPQNGIKIMDERIFKDELMKLK, via the coding sequence ATGGGAAAAGTGAGAGTATTACAGCCATCAGAAGCAGCAGCTTTAGTTAAAGATGGAGTAAATATAGTTACAAGTGGGTTTGTTGGAAGCTGCTGTCCAGAAACTTTAAGTGAAGCATTGGAAAAAAGATTTTTAGAAACAGGCCATCCCAATAATCTTAATTTCTATTATGTTTCTGCACAAGGAAATAAAGGAGAACGGGGAGCAGGGCATTTTGCACATAAAGGAATGATAAAGAGAGTTGTTGGAGGACATTGGAATATGACTCCAGGACTTGGAGAGCTCTCTATGAATAACGAAATAGAAGCATATAATTTTCCTCAGGGAACTTTATCTCAGTTATTTAGAGATATAGCTGGAAAAAGAATAGGAACAATAACTCATGTTGGATTAAATACATTTGTTGACCCAAGAATTGAGGGAGGGAAATTAAATGAAATAACTACAGAAGATTTAGTTGAAGTTATTAATATAAAGGGACAGGAAAAACTTTTATATAAGGCATTTCCAGTAGATGTATGCTTCCTGAGAGGGACTTATGCAGATGAAAATGGAAATATCAGTATGGATAAAGAAGTAGCAACTCTGGAAATGACAGCTATTGCTCAGGCGTGTAAAAATTCTGGGGGAATAGTTATAGTTCAAGTGGAAAAAATAGTTGAAGCAGGGTCTCTCAACCCTAAACTTGTTAAAATACCTAAAATATATGTAGATGCTGTTGTTATTTCTAAACCTGAAGAACATGAACAATGTTTTGGCTGTGAATATGATTCAAGTATGGCTGGTCTTACAAGAGTTCCTCTTTCAGGGTTAGCCCCAGTAGAACTAAATGCTAAAAAAATAATTGCCCGTAGAGCAGCTATGGAACTGCAGGAAAATTCAGTTGTAAATCTAGGAATAGGAATTCCTGAATTTATTTCTTGTGTCGCAAATGAAGAGGGAATAGGAGAAAAAATGACTCTTACTGTTGAGGCAGGAGCAATAGGAGGAGTTCCTCAAGGAGGAATGCGTTTTGGAGGGTCAGTAAATCCTGAATGTATTTTAGATGAACCTTATCAATTTGATTTTTATGATGGTGGCGGAGTAGATCAGGCATTTCTAGGACTTGCTCAGACAGATGAAAATGGAAATATAAATGTGAGTAAATTTTCTGGAAGAGTTGTAGGATGTGGCGGTTTTATAAATATTAGTCAAAATGCTAAAAAAGTATATTTTTGCGGAACTTTCACTACAAAAGGTTTAAAGCAGGAAATAAAAAATGGAGAGCTGGTTATTCTTCAAGAAGGAACTTCAAAGAAATTTGTAAAAGAAGTGGAACAGATAACATTTAGTGGAATATATGCTGGAGAAATAAACCAGCCTGTAATGTATATAACAGAAAGAGCTGTATTTGAATTGAAGGAAGATGGAGTATATATTACAGAAATTGCTCCAGGAATCTGCTATGAAAAAGATATTCTTCCTTATATGGATTTTGAACCGAAAATACCACAAAATGGAATAAAAATAATGGATGAAAGAATATTTAAAGATGAACTAATGAAACTTAAATAA
- a CDS encoding enoyl-CoA hydratase-related protein: protein MENVLFNEKDGIMFITINRPKALNALNSQTVNELGEVISSVEKRKDIKVVIITGSGEKSFVAGADIAEMHNLNAMEGRELALNAQKVFSKIEQMPQVVIAAVNGYALGGGCELSMACDLRIASEKAKFGQPEVNLGILPGFAGTQRLPRLVGKGIAKELIFTTDMIDAQRAYEIGLVNKVVKPEELMPATEEMARKIMSKGMFGVSLAKAAINNGMNMDMESAYKYEADMFGLCFATEDQKEGMEAFLNKRKAEFKNF from the coding sequence ATGGAAAATGTATTATTTAATGAAAAAGATGGAATTATGTTTATAACTATCAACAGGCCAAAAGCTCTCAATGCTTTGAATTCACAAACTGTTAATGAGCTGGGAGAGGTAATAAGCTCTGTTGAAAAAAGAAAAGATATAAAAGTTGTTATTATTACAGGTTCTGGAGAAAAATCATTTGTTGCAGGAGCGGATATTGCAGAAATGCATAATTTAAATGCTATGGAGGGAAGAGAGCTTGCTTTAAATGCTCAAAAAGTTTTCTCAAAAATTGAACAAATGCCTCAAGTGGTTATTGCAGCAGTAAATGGATATGCACTAGGAGGAGGATGTGAACTTTCTATGGCTTGTGATTTAAGAATAGCTTCTGAGAAAGCAAAATTTGGACAGCCAGAAGTTAATTTGGGAATACTCCCTGGGTTTGCAGGAACTCAAAGACTTCCAAGGCTGGTTGGAAAAGGAATAGCTAAAGAATTAATATTTACAACTGATATGATAGATGCACAGAGAGCATATGAAATAGGACTTGTAAATAAAGTTGTGAAGCCTGAAGAACTTATGCCAGCAACAGAAGAAATGGCAAGAAAAATAATGTCAAAAGGTATGTTTGGGGTAAGCCTTGCAAAAGCAGCTATTAATAATGGAATGAATATGGATATGGAATCTGCTTATAAATATGAAGCTGATATGTTTGGTCTTTGCTTTGCAACAGAAGACCAAAAAGAAGGTATGGAAGCTTTCTTAAATAAAAGAAAAGCTGAATTTAAAAATTTCTAA
- a CDS encoding GntP family permease: MTVPVIVSLIGIIVGLSLLIYLVMRGVNIFVIAILCSSIVAITGGMNLYTALKFDYMGGFVDFFKNNFFIFLAGTAMGKMMEITNGAKAIAKMIIKFLGKDKALISIPLACGILLYGGVSMFVASFAVFPIALEVFREADIPRRFIPAALCFGCSTFAMVVPGTPQIQNIIPSQYLGTDLMAGLVNGVIACAVMLVLGSFLLFRMVDKEKKQGKHFVAKPMDAFDDKEEDLPNGWIALIPLLVCIISINIKINGKTIIPIEVGVFLGTFLTYILLNKYQDNSKVLDNLGETCKTTILAITNTCAVVAFGSVVKSTTAFPEIVNTMVNFPGPKILGAAVGTTVIAGVCGSASGGLGIATPLLGPAFMAKGISAAALHRTMSIASAALDSLPHNGYIVTVTNSLCNETHKDAYMPVFWLTVFTPLVGTAVAVVLFTFFPNLP; this comes from the coding sequence ATGACAGTTCCAGTAATAGTGAGTTTAATAGGGATAATTGTGGGGTTATCACTATTAATTTATCTTGTAATGAGAGGAGTAAATATATTTGTTATTGCAATTTTATGTTCTTCAATAGTGGCAATAACAGGTGGAATGAATCTTTACACTGCTTTAAAATTTGATTATATGGGTGGGTTTGTAGATTTCTTTAAAAATAATTTTTTCATATTTCTTGCAGGAACAGCAATGGGAAAAATGATGGAAATTACAAATGGTGCTAAGGCAATAGCTAAAATGATTATAAAATTTTTGGGGAAAGATAAAGCTTTAATATCAATTCCTCTTGCTTGTGGAATTCTTCTCTATGGAGGAGTGAGTATGTTTGTTGCAAGTTTTGCAGTATTTCCTATAGCATTGGAAGTATTTAGAGAAGCTGATATTCCAAGAAGATTTATACCAGCAGCACTTTGTTTTGGATGCAGTACATTTGCAATGGTTGTCCCTGGGACACCTCAGATACAAAATATTATTCCAAGTCAATATTTAGGAACAGACTTAATGGCAGGACTTGTGAATGGGGTAATTGCCTGTGCAGTTATGTTGGTCCTTGGAAGTTTCCTTTTATTCAGAATGGTAGATAAGGAAAAGAAACAAGGGAAGCATTTCGTGGCTAAGCCAATGGATGCATTTGATGACAAAGAAGAAGATTTACCTAATGGCTGGATAGCTCTTATTCCACTTCTGGTTTGTATCATTTCAATAAACATAAAAATAAATGGAAAAACAATTATACCAATTGAAGTAGGAGTATTTTTAGGAACATTTCTTACATACATATTATTAAATAAGTATCAAGATAATTCAAAAGTACTAGATAATCTTGGAGAAACTTGTAAAACAACAATACTTGCAATTACCAATACTTGTGCAGTTGTAGCTTTTGGGTCAGTTGTAAAGTCAACAACAGCTTTTCCTGAAATAGTAAATACAATGGTAAATTTTCCAGGACCAAAAATCCTTGGAGCAGCAGTTGGAACAACAGTCATTGCAGGGGTATGCGGGTCAGCATCAGGTGGACTTGGAATAGCAACACCACTATTGGGACCAGCATTTATGGCAAAGGGAATTTCAGCAGCAGCTCTTCACAGAACAATGTCAATAGCATCAGCTGCTTTAGATTCACTGCCACATAATGGATATATAGTTACTGTAACTAACAGTTTATGCAATGAAACACATAAAGATGCATATATGCCTGTATTCTGGCTTACAGTATTTACACCACTGGTAGGAACAGCAGTAGCAGTTGTTTTATTTACATTCTTTCCAAATCTGCCATAG
- the ispF gene encoding 2-C-methyl-D-erythritol 2,4-cyclodiphosphate synthase, whose product MIRIGNGYDVHVLIEGRKLVLGGIEIPHTKGVLGHSDGDVLVHAVMDAMLGALALGDIGQHFPDTDMKYENINSTILLKRVKELVAERGYKIINLDSIIVLQKPKVKPYIEAMRKRIAEVLEIDVEQVSIKATTEEKLGFTGDESGVKSYCVVLLEK is encoded by the coding sequence ATGATAAGAATTGGAAATGGATATGATGTCCATGTACTTATAGAGGGAAGAAAACTAGTGCTTGGAGGAATAGAAATTCCTCATACTAAAGGTGTGCTGGGACATTCTGATGGGGATGTATTAGTTCATGCAGTAATGGATGCAATGCTTGGAGCATTGGCTCTGGGAGATATAGGGCAGCATTTTCCTGATACAGATATGAAATATGAGAACATAAACAGTACTATACTTTTAAAAAGGGTAAAGGAATTGGTTGCTGAAAGAGGATATAAAATAATTAATCTTGATTCTATAATAGTTTTACAAAAGCCAAAAGTAAAACCATATATAGAAGCTATGAGAAAAAGAATTGCAGAAGTACTGGAGATAGATGTAGAACAGGTAAGTATAAAAGCTACTACTGAGGAAAAATTAGGCTTTACAGGAGATGAAAGTGGAGTGAAGTCTTACTGTGTTGTACTTTTGGAAAAATAA